The Delphinus delphis chromosome 2, mDelDel1.2, whole genome shotgun sequence genome contains a region encoding:
- the PPP2R3C gene encoding serine/threonine-protein phosphatase 2A regulatory subunit B'' subunit gamma: protein MDWKEILRRRIATPNTGPNKKKSEQELKDEEMDLFTKYYSEWKGGRKNTNEFYKTIPRFYYRLPAEDEVLLQKLREESRAVFLQRKSRELLDNEELQNLWFLLDKHQTPPMIGEEAMINYENFLKVGEKAGPKCKQFFAAKVFAKLLHTDSYGRISIMQFFNYVMRKVWLHQTRIGLSLYDVAGQGYLRESDLENYILELIPTLPQLDGLEKSFYSFYVCTAVRKFFFFLDPLRTGKIKIQDILACSFLDDLLELRDEELSKESQETNWFSAPSALRVYGQYLNLDKDHNGMLSKEELSRYGTATMTNVFLDRVFQECLTYDGEMDYKTYLDFVLALENRKEPAALQYIFKLLDIENKGYLNVFSLNYFFRAIQELMKIHGQDPVSFQDVKDEIFDMVKPKDPLKISLQDLINSNQGDTVTTILIDLNGFWTYENREALVANDNENSADLDDT from the exons ATGGACTGGAAAGAAATTCTTCGCCGGCGGATAGCGACGCCCAACACCGGTCCAAACA aaaaaaaaagtgaacaagaattaaaagatgaagaaatggatttatttacCAAGTATTACTCAGAATGGAAAGGAGgtagaaaaaacacaaatgaattcTATAAGACCATTCCCCGGTTTTATTATAGG CTGCCAGCTGAAGATGAGGTCTTACTACAGAAATTAAGAGAAGAATCCAGAGCCGTCTTTCTGCAAAGGAAAAGCAGGGAACTGTTAGATAATGAAGAATTACAG AACTTATGGTTTTTGCTGGACAAGCACCAGACACCACCCATGATTGGAGAGGAAGCAATGattaattatgaaaattttttaaaggttggtGAAAAAGCTGGACCAAAGTGCAA gCAATTTTTCGCAGCAAAAGTCTTTGCTAAACTCCTTCATACAGATTCTTATGGAAGAATTTCCATCATGCAGTTCTTTAATTATGTCATGAGAAAAg TTTGGCTTCATCAAACAAGAATAGGCCTCAGTTTATATGATGTTGCTGGACAAGGGTATCTCCGGGAATCT gATTTAGAAAACTACATATTGGAACTTATCCCTACTTTGCCACAATTAGATGGGCTGGAAAAATCTTTTTACTCCTTTTATGTTTGTACAGCAGTTAGgaagttcttcttctttttagaCCCTCTAAGAACAG GGAAGATAAAAATTCAAGATATTTTAGCATGCAGCTTCCTAGATGATTTATTGGag TTAAGGGATGAGGAACTGTCCAAGGAGAGTCAAGAAACAAATTGGTTTTCTGCTCCTTCTGCCCTACGGGTGTATG GCCAATATTTGAATCTTGATAAGGATCACAATGGCATGCTCAGTAAAGAAGAACTCTCCCGCTATGGAACAGCAACCATGACCAATGTCTTCTTAGACCGTGTTTTCCAGGAGTGTCTCACTTACGATGGAGAAATG gACTATAAGACCTACCTGGATTTTGTTCTTGCATTAGAAAACCGAAAAGAACCTGCAGCTCtgcaatatattttcaaattgctTGACATTGAGAACAAAGGATATCTGAATGTCTTTTcccttaattatttctttagg GCCATACAAGAACTAATGAAAATCCATGGACAGGATCCTGTTTCATTTCAAGACGTCAAg GATGAAATCTTTGACATGGTAAAACCAAAGGATCCTTTGAAAATCTCTCTTCAGGATTTAATCAACAGTAATCAAGGAGACACAGTCACCACCATTCTAATTGATCTGAATGGCTTCTGGACTTACGAGAATAGAGAAGCCCTTGTtgcaaatgataatgaaaactctGCAGACCTTGATGATACATGA